From the genome of Actinacidiphila yeochonensis CN732, one region includes:
- the glp gene encoding molybdotransferase-like divisome protein Glp, producing the protein MSQGADRVWSVSEHLDSILGQLRPLDPIELPLLDAQGCVLVDDVTVVASLPPFANSSMDGYAVRAADVEAATPEHPAVLDVIGDVAAGVGEFPAVGPGQAARIMTGAALPPGAEAVVPVEWTDGGTGEGPAESMTAYADDPSGATGEVRVHRPATAGQFVRERGSDVSVGELALAAGTVLGPPQIALLAAIGRGTVAVRPRPRVVVLSTGSELVPPGQELGPGRIHDSNSYALTAAARAAGAVAYRVGAVPDQVETLRATIEDQLIRADVIVTSGGVSVGAYDVVKEALSSLGGSFGEQAESAAGHVDFRRLAMQPGKPQGFGRIGPDRTPLLALPGNPVSAYVSFELFVRPAIRTLMGANDVHRDVVRAVCTQAVDGSPEGRRQFLRGRYDKQSGTVTPVGGASSHLVGALAQADALIVVPEKVTAFAAGTEVDVVVLD; encoded by the coding sequence GTGAGTCAAGGCGCCGACCGGGTGTGGTCCGTCTCCGAGCATCTGGACAGCATCCTCGGACAACTGCGGCCGCTCGATCCGATCGAACTGCCGCTCCTCGACGCCCAGGGATGCGTCCTCGTTGACGATGTCACCGTGGTGGCCTCGCTGCCGCCGTTCGCCAACAGCTCCATGGACGGCTACGCCGTACGCGCTGCCGACGTGGAAGCCGCCACCCCTGAACACCCAGCCGTCCTCGACGTCATCGGCGACGTGGCGGCCGGAGTCGGCGAGTTCCCCGCCGTCGGCCCCGGCCAGGCTGCCCGGATCATGACCGGCGCCGCTCTCCCGCCGGGCGCTGAGGCCGTCGTTCCCGTGGAGTGGACCGACGGAGGCACCGGCGAAGGCCCGGCGGAATCCATGACGGCATACGCCGACGACCCTTCCGGCGCCACCGGAGAGGTGCGGGTGCACCGCCCGGCCACTGCGGGGCAGTTCGTCCGGGAGCGTGGGAGTGACGTCTCCGTCGGCGAGCTCGCCCTGGCGGCCGGAACCGTCCTGGGTCCGCCGCAGATCGCCCTGCTGGCCGCCATCGGCCGCGGCACCGTCGCGGTGCGGCCGCGGCCGCGCGTCGTGGTCCTCTCCACCGGCAGCGAACTCGTCCCGCCCGGCCAGGAGCTCGGTCCGGGCCGGATCCACGACTCCAACAGTTACGCCCTGACCGCCGCCGCCCGGGCTGCCGGAGCCGTCGCGTACCGAGTGGGTGCCGTGCCGGACCAGGTGGAGACGCTGCGCGCCACCATCGAGGACCAACTCATCCGCGCCGACGTCATCGTCACCAGCGGCGGGGTGAGTGTCGGCGCGTACGACGTCGTCAAGGAGGCGCTGTCCAGCCTGGGCGGATCCTTCGGGGAACAGGCGGAGAGCGCCGCGGGACACGTCGATTTCCGGAGGCTTGCGATGCAGCCGGGCAAGCCGCAGGGCTTCGGCCGGATCGGCCCTGACCGGACACCGCTGCTCGCTCTCCCGGGCAACCCTGTCAGCGCCTACGTGTCCTTCGAGTTGTTCGTCCGGCCCGCGATCCGCACCCTTATGGGTGCGAACGACGTTCATCGGGATGTCGTACGGGCCGTATGCACGCAGGCCGTCGACGGATCACCGGAGGGACGGAGGCAGTTCCTGCGGGGTCGGTACGACAAGCAGTCCGGAACGGTCACCCCTGTGGGTGGCGCCTCATCCCACCTGGTCGGAGCACTGGCCCAGGCGGATGCACTGATCGTCGTACCGGAGAAGGTCACCGCCTTCGCCGCCGGCACCGAGGTCGACGTGGTGGTACTCGACTGA